A window from Acinonyx jubatus isolate Ajub_Pintada_27869175 chromosome E1, VMU_Ajub_asm_v1.0, whole genome shotgun sequence encodes these proteins:
- the LOC128313380 gene encoding uncharacterized protein LOC128313380, producing the protein MKCWASCWAPDNRTFCDTGKVLYLPCPAREPPASCEPLPWGLDLPPPGSAGPAIEASVFRALTCGEVWADEQPPKPRAQPPSPNPRGLHFEQFPQGDPEAVVRGPRSENTALVLPPGSGRAGGDPCLSSSRPRWYRLVDRGPDTRAGRPMAAGHTVQAEVEERAPDSPLHPTARTECRDRRRPRGSRADTPLPLNVQEVTLPGPGDPDRGPEALL; encoded by the exons ATGAAGTGCTGGGCCAGTTGCTGGGCACCGGACAACAGAACGTTCTGTGATACCGGAAAGGTCCTGTATCTGCCCTGTCCAGCAAGGGAGCCACCAGCCTCCTGTGAGCCTCTACCGTGGGGACTGGATCTCCCGCCTCCGGGAAGCGCCGG GCCTGCCATCGAGGCATCCGTCTTCCGTGCACTCACCTGCGGGGAAGTGTGGGCAGATGAGCAGCCTCCCAAGCCCCGAGCCCAGCCCCCAAGTCCCAACCCCCGGGGGCTGCATTTTGAACAATTCCCCCAAGGTGACCCTGAAGCCGTGGTCCGTGGGCCACGTTCTGAGAACACTGCCCTAGTCCTCCCACCAGGGAGTGGCCGGGCTGGAGGGGACCCCTGCCTCAGCTCGTCCAGGCCCCGGTGGTATAGACTTGTAGACAGAGGCCCAGACACCCGAGCGGGGCGACCCATGGCAGCTGGCCACACGGTGCAGGCTGAAGTCGAGGAAAGAGCTCCAGACTCTCCTCTGCATCCCACAGCCAGGACCGAGTGCCGAGACAGAAGGCGACCCCGGGGGAGTCGTGCGGACACTCCACTGCCCCTAAACGTCCAGGAG GTGACCCTTCCTGGCCCAGGTGACCCTGACCGGGGCCCAGAGGCCCTGCTCTGA